In the genome of Streptomyces collinus, one region contains:
- a CDS encoding FAD binding domain-containing protein produces the protein MKEFAYVRAGSVEEATSAYASHTGARYLGGGTNLVDLMKLGVEAPTALIDVTRLPLATVEELPGGALRVGAMVRNSDLAAHPLVRDRYPALSQAVLAGASGQLRNAATTGGNLLQRTRCPYFQDLSKPCNKREPGSGCGARDGVHRDHAVLGHSAHCIATHPSDMAVALSALDGRVELVGPEGARSVAAADFHRLPGDRPEQDTEIRPGELVTAVVLPAAAAGLPSAYRKARDRASYAFALASVAVVLRLENGVVGHVGLAFGALAHRPWRAQRAEEALLGAAPTRAAFEHAVDLELAAAQPLRDNTYKVPLARNLAVDVLSRLTDTELPGRAS, from the coding sequence GTGAAGGAGTTCGCCTACGTCCGCGCCGGCAGCGTCGAGGAGGCGACCTCCGCGTACGCCTCTCACACCGGAGCGCGTTACCTCGGGGGCGGCACGAACCTCGTCGACCTGATGAAGCTCGGCGTCGAGGCGCCCACCGCCCTGATCGACGTCACCCGGCTGCCCCTGGCCACGGTCGAGGAGTTGCCCGGAGGTGCGCTGCGCGTCGGGGCGATGGTCCGCAACAGCGACCTCGCCGCCCACCCTCTGGTCCGCGACCGGTACCCGGCGCTGTCGCAGGCGGTGCTCGCCGGTGCCTCCGGGCAGTTGCGCAACGCGGCGACGACCGGCGGGAACCTGCTCCAGCGCACCCGGTGCCCGTACTTCCAGGACCTGTCGAAGCCGTGCAACAAACGTGAGCCGGGCAGCGGCTGCGGAGCGCGGGACGGCGTCCACCGCGATCACGCGGTGCTCGGGCACTCCGCGCACTGCATCGCCACCCATCCGTCGGACATGGCGGTGGCACTCTCCGCCCTCGACGGGCGTGTCGAACTGGTCGGCCCCGAGGGGGCCCGGAGCGTCGCGGCGGCGGACTTCCACCGGCTGCCGGGTGACCGGCCCGAGCAGGACACCGAGATCCGTCCCGGCGAACTGGTCACCGCCGTGGTGCTCCCGGCTGCCGCAGCCGGGCTGCCGTCGGCGTACCGCAAGGCCCGCGACCGGGCCTCGTACGCCTTCGCCCTCGCGTCCGTCGCGGTCGTGCTGCGCCTGGAGAACGGTGTGGTCGGGCACGTGGGGCTCGCCTTCGGGGCGCTGGCGCACCGGCCCTGGCGCGCACAGCGGGCGGAGGAGGCACTGCTGGGCGCGGCTCCCACCCGGGCCGCGTTCGAGCACGCCGTCGATCTCGAACTGGCCGCCGCGCAGCCGCTGCGGGACAACACCTACAAGGTTCCGCTCGCCCGCAACCTCGCCGTGGACGTGCTGTCCCGGCTCACGGACACCGAGCTCCCCGGGAGGGCCTCATGA
- a CDS encoding (2Fe-2S)-binding protein — translation MGNLQHHAQTTLRVNGKPHSLTVDHRRVLLDLLREDLDLTGAKKGCDHGQCGACTVLVDGRRVNSCLLFAVALDGCEVTTVEGLTGNGDGEEPHPLQRAFLERDAFQCGYCTPGQICSAAGVLAEAAAGHPSHVTDPAAPSGGPVPLDREEIRERLSGNLCRCGAYPRIAEAVEDVIP, via the coding sequence ATGGGCAACCTCCAGCACCACGCGCAGACCACGCTCCGCGTCAACGGCAAACCCCACTCACTCACCGTCGACCACCGCCGGGTCCTGCTGGACCTCCTGCGGGAGGATCTCGACCTCACGGGCGCCAAGAAGGGCTGTGACCACGGCCAGTGCGGAGCCTGCACGGTCCTGGTCGACGGGCGGCGCGTCAACAGCTGTCTGCTGTTCGCGGTCGCCCTCGACGGCTGCGAGGTCACCACCGTCGAGGGCCTCACCGGCAACGGCGACGGGGAGGAACCCCATCCCCTGCAACGGGCCTTCCTGGAACGCGACGCGTTCCAGTGCGGCTACTGCACCCCGGGCCAGATCTGCTCCGCTGCCGGTGTGCTCGCCGAGGCGGCGGCCGGCCACCCCTCGCACGTCACCGACCCGGCGGCGCCCTCGGGCGGGCCGGTGCCGCTGGACCGGGAGGAGATCCGGGAACGGCTGAGCGGCAACCTGTGCCGGTGCGGTGCGTATCCGCGGATCGCGGAGGCCGTGGAGGACGTGATCCCGTGA
- a CDS encoding MmyB family transcriptional regulator, whose amino-acid sequence MGFQAFSGAERWTTAPLDAVGRRRWTTAMAIVGISVTAAMAVPTAAFLEPGSRDFFDDWDTGARTTVALLRAEAGRFPHDRALRELVGELSTVSDEFRTRWAAHNVRIHHGGVKRFHHPEAGFLELTYQPLDLPVSAHEAHALTLYTAEPGTAYEERLNFLASWAATGFEAADSAGDRER is encoded by the coding sequence GTGGGGTTTCAGGCGTTTTCGGGTGCTGAGCGGTGGACGACCGCACCGCTGGACGCCGTGGGCAGGCGTCGCTGGACGACGGCGATGGCGATCGTGGGGATCAGCGTGACCGCGGCGATGGCGGTGCCGACGGCGGCCTTCCTCGAACCCGGCTCGCGCGACTTCTTCGACGACTGGGACACCGGCGCCAGGACGACCGTCGCGCTGTTGCGCGCCGAGGCGGGCCGCTTCCCCCACGACAGGGCGCTGCGCGAGCTCGTGGGTGAACTGTCCACGGTCAGCGACGAGTTCCGCACCCGATGGGCCGCCCACAACGTGCGGATCCACCACGGCGGGGTCAAGCGCTTCCACCATCCCGAGGCGGGCTTCCTGGAACTGACCTACCAGCCCCTGGACCTGCCCGTCTCCGCCCACGAGGCCCACGCCCTGACCCTCTACACCGCCGAGCCGGGCACCGCGTACGAGGAGCGGCTGAATTTCCTCGCCAGTTGGGCGGCGACCGGTTTCGAGGCGGCGGACTCCGCCGGTGACCGGGAGCGCTGA
- a CDS encoding zinc-dependent alcohol dehydrogenase family protein, with protein MRAAVLHAPGDIRVEEIADPKITAPTDAVIRLTAACVCGSDLWPYRGVETLDGPLPMGHEYVGVVEEVGGDVTNVKPGQYVVGSFVASCGSCEICRSGYPSSCVHRVFMAQVGTQSERALIPHADGTLVPLPGTPDAALIPDLLAASDVLGTGWFGAVAAEAGPGRTVAVVGDGAVGLLAVLAARQLGAERIIAMSRHQPRQRLAREFGATDIVTERGDEGVAKLKELTGGLGAHSVVEAVGTQESMQQAVRSARPGGHVGFVGVNHDVALSGEELFFSQVHLHGGPAPVRRFLPELIDLIWQRKINPGKVFDLVVPLDEAAEAYRAMDERRAVKAMLTL; from the coding sequence ATGCGCGCTGCTGTTCTGCATGCCCCCGGCGACATCCGGGTGGAGGAGATAGCCGACCCGAAGATCACCGCACCGACGGACGCCGTCATCCGGCTGACGGCCGCCTGCGTCTGCGGCTCGGACCTGTGGCCCTACCGCGGCGTCGAGACCCTCGACGGCCCCCTGCCGATGGGGCACGAGTACGTCGGCGTCGTCGAGGAGGTCGGCGGTGACGTCACGAACGTCAAGCCCGGCCAGTACGTCGTCGGCTCCTTCGTCGCCTCCTGCGGCAGCTGCGAGATCTGCCGCTCCGGCTACCCCTCCTCCTGTGTGCACCGCGTGTTCATGGCCCAGGTCGGCACCCAGTCCGAGCGCGCCCTGATCCCGCACGCCGACGGCACCCTCGTCCCCCTGCCCGGCACGCCCGACGCCGCCCTGATCCCCGACCTGCTCGCCGCCTCGGACGTGCTGGGCACCGGATGGTTCGGCGCGGTCGCCGCCGAGGCCGGCCCCGGCAGGACCGTCGCGGTCGTCGGCGACGGCGCGGTCGGCCTGCTCGCGGTCCTGGCCGCGCGGCAGCTCGGCGCGGAGCGGATCATCGCGATGAGCCGGCACCAGCCGCGGCAGCGCCTCGCCCGCGAGTTCGGCGCCACCGACATCGTCACCGAACGTGGCGACGAAGGTGTGGCGAAGCTCAAGGAGCTGACCGGTGGCCTCGGCGCCCACTCCGTCGTCGAAGCGGTCGGCACTCAGGAGTCCATGCAGCAGGCGGTCCGCTCCGCCCGGCCGGGCGGGCACGTCGGTTTCGTGGGCGTCAACCACGACGTGGCCCTCAGCGGTGAGGAACTCTTCTTCTCCCAGGTCCACCTGCACGGCGGCCCCGCCCCGGTGCGCCGGTTCCTGCCCGAACTCATCGACCTGATCTGGCAGCGGAAGATCAACCCCGGCAAGGTCTTCGATCTCGTCGTCCCGCTCGACGAGGCCGCCGAGGCCTACCGGGCCATGGACGAGCGCCGTGCCGTCAAGGCCATGCTCACGCTGTGA
- a CDS encoding ATP-binding protein, which yields MSVKAMGWAHSFRMSEGVRAGREWTRRRLESLPWAAAEPDTVDAIVLAVSELITNAHIHAHSDAHLVLTWDGDCLHVSVHDEDPTLPRQRDPEPGEVSGRGVSIVRKLADEWGMRCQRHGKTVTACFRPADPDPDPGAGEARS from the coding sequence GTGTCGGTGAAGGCGATGGGCTGGGCGCATTCGTTCCGCATGTCCGAAGGCGTACGCGCAGGACGGGAGTGGACACGCAGGCGTCTTGAGTCCCTGCCCTGGGCCGCTGCCGAGCCGGACACGGTGGACGCCATCGTGCTGGCGGTGTCGGAGCTGATCACCAATGCGCACATCCACGCGCACAGCGACGCGCACCTCGTCCTGACGTGGGACGGCGACTGCCTGCATGTCAGCGTCCACGACGAGGACCCGACGCTGCCGCGCCAGCGTGATCCGGAGCCGGGCGAGGTCTCCGGCCGCGGGGTGTCGATCGTGCGCAAGCTGGCCGACGAGTGGGGGATGAGGTGCCAGCGGCACGGCAAGACGGTGACGGCCTGCTTCCGTCCCGCTGACCCCGACCCCGACCCCGGCGCCGGTGAGGCCCGCTCCTGA
- the ppk2 gene encoding polyphosphate kinase 2 translates to MSAEDADKLLDGLTVDTSRREQPIVLDGDGRPIRTWRENYPYDRKVSRKEYERTKRILQIEMLKLQRWVKDTGARVVVVCEGRDAAGKGGTIQRFTERLNPRGARVVALDKPTEREVGQWYFQRYIAHLPTAGEIVFFDRSWYNRAGVERVMGYCSKDEYELFLDQCPAFERMLVDDGVLLVKFWFSVSRSEQRTRFAIRQVDPVRQWKLSPTDLASLDLWDDYTEAKVDMFRATDTAHAPWTVVKSNDKRRARLETMRSLLSRVDYASKDRQAVGTPDPLIVGAADTLLEPGEEDSALSPTPLSPGVHGPGTHPESD, encoded by the coding sequence ATGAGCGCCGAAGACGCGGACAAGCTGCTGGACGGGCTGACCGTCGACACCAGCAGAAGAGAGCAGCCGATCGTCCTGGACGGGGACGGACGCCCCATCCGGACGTGGCGGGAGAACTACCCCTACGACCGCAAGGTGAGCCGCAAGGAGTACGAGCGGACCAAGCGCATCCTGCAGATAGAGATGCTCAAGCTGCAGCGGTGGGTCAAGGACACCGGTGCCCGCGTGGTCGTCGTGTGCGAGGGGCGTGACGCGGCGGGCAAGGGCGGCACGATCCAGCGGTTCACCGAGCGGCTCAACCCGCGCGGCGCCCGCGTGGTCGCCCTGGACAAGCCCACCGAGCGCGAGGTGGGCCAGTGGTACTTCCAGCGCTACATCGCGCATCTGCCGACGGCCGGGGAGATCGTCTTCTTCGACCGCTCCTGGTACAACCGGGCCGGCGTGGAACGGGTGATGGGCTACTGCTCCAAGGACGAGTACGAGCTGTTCCTCGACCAGTGCCCGGCCTTCGAGCGGATGCTGGTGGACGACGGCGTCCTGCTGGTGAAGTTCTGGTTCTCCGTGTCGCGCTCCGAGCAGCGCACGCGCTTCGCGATCCGGCAGGTCGACCCGGTGCGCCAGTGGAAGCTCTCCCCCACCGACCTGGCCTCCCTGGACCTCTGGGACGACTACACCGAGGCGAAGGTGGACATGTTCCGGGCCACCGACACCGCCCACGCCCCCTGGACCGTCGTCAAGAGCAACGACAAGCGGCGCGCCCGGCTGGAGACCATGCGCAGTCTGCTGTCGCGCGTGGACTACGCCAGCAAGGACCGGCAGGCGGTCGGCACACCCGATCCCCTCATCGTCGGCGCCGCGGACACCCTGCTGGAGCCGGGCGAGGAGGATTCGGCGCTGTCGCCCACCCCGCTGTCGCCCGGCGTGCACGGGCCCGGCACGCACCCCGAGAGCGACTGA
- a CDS encoding glycoside hydrolase family 43 protein: MPRTSSPVTNPVIPGFHPDPSICRAGEDYYLACSSFEYFPGVPVFHSRDLVHWTQIGNALDRPGQLRLPPGTPSSGGIYAPTLRHHDGRFWLIVTNVSGDGNLLFTTTDPAGPWSDPIPLPGVHGIDPDLAWDDDGTCWCTTAGVGQIRIDPRTGETFGERRPLWSGAPGAKAPEAPHLYHIGDYWYLLIAEGGTERCHGVSIARGRSPQGPFEPCPANPVLTHRGTDHPIQNTGHADLVEGPDGSWWMVLLGVRPHGGTPGWHVLGRETFLVPVTWSEGWPVVGELSTVLVPPPWPLREPAAPPVRDDFESGELAPAWISLRSRPAENCTTKERAGWLSLRAAGESLDDPEVTFVGRRQQHVSCRARVLVDPAEGRGGLAVRLDEEHHYEIEVTPGEVRVLTRVGPFRSQVASRATAAGPVVLRIGTAVTGQVSDARQGPDTVSLGFEDPQGAFTELAALDGRYLSTEVAGGFTGRVIGMYAAAGTVHFDWFDYEPTGPDGPDRTGSAD, from the coding sequence ATGCCCCGCACCAGCTCCCCCGTCACCAACCCCGTGATCCCCGGCTTCCATCCGGATCCGAGCATCTGCCGGGCCGGCGAGGACTACTACCTCGCGTGCTCCAGCTTCGAGTACTTCCCCGGCGTACCGGTATTCCACAGCCGGGACCTGGTGCACTGGACCCAGATCGGCAACGCGCTCGACCGGCCGGGCCAGCTGCGCCTGCCGCCCGGCACACCCTCCTCCGGCGGCATCTACGCCCCGACCCTGCGCCACCACGACGGGCGTTTCTGGCTGATCGTCACGAACGTGAGCGGCGACGGGAACCTGCTGTTCACGACCACCGACCCGGCCGGACCCTGGTCCGACCCGATCCCGCTGCCCGGCGTGCACGGCATCGACCCCGACCTCGCCTGGGACGACGACGGCACCTGCTGGTGCACCACCGCCGGGGTCGGGCAGATCCGCATCGATCCCCGCACGGGGGAGACGTTCGGCGAACGGCGACCTCTCTGGTCCGGCGCCCCCGGCGCCAAGGCACCCGAGGCGCCGCACCTGTACCACATCGGCGACTACTGGTACCTGCTCATCGCCGAGGGCGGCACCGAGCGGTGCCACGGCGTCTCGATCGCCCGCGGACGCAGCCCGCAGGGCCCCTTCGAGCCCTGCCCCGCCAACCCGGTCCTGACCCACCGGGGCACCGACCACCCCATCCAGAACACCGGCCACGCCGACCTGGTGGAGGGCCCGGACGGCTCGTGGTGGATGGTCCTGCTCGGCGTCCGGCCGCACGGCGGCACGCCGGGCTGGCACGTACTGGGCCGCGAGACCTTCCTGGTGCCGGTGACCTGGTCCGAGGGCTGGCCGGTGGTGGGAGAACTCTCCACCGTCCTGGTTCCGCCCCCGTGGCCGCTGCGGGAGCCCGCGGCCCCGCCGGTCCGGGACGACTTCGAATCCGGTGAACTCGCCCCCGCCTGGATCTCGTTGCGCTCCCGGCCCGCGGAGAACTGCACCACGAAGGAACGGGCCGGCTGGCTGAGCCTCCGCGCGGCGGGCGAGTCGCTCGACGACCCCGAGGTCACCTTCGTGGGCCGCCGCCAGCAGCATGTCTCGTGCCGCGCGCGGGTGCTGGTGGACCCGGCGGAGGGGCGCGGAGGCCTGGCCGTCCGTCTCGACGAGGAGCATCACTACGAGATCGAGGTGACGCCGGGCGAGGTGCGGGTCCTGACGCGCGTCGGCCCGTTCCGCTCGCAGGTGGCCTCCCGTGCGACGGCCGCGGGCCCGGTGGTGCTGAGGATCGGGACGGCGGTCACCGGGCAGGTCAGTGACGCCCGCCAGGGGCCGGACACCGTCTCCCTCGGCTTCGAGGACCCGCAGGGCGCCTTCACCGAACTCGCCGCGCTGGACGGCCGGTACCTGTCCACCGAGGTCGCCGGCGGTTTCACCGGCCGTGTCATCGGCATGTACGCCGCTGCGGGCACCGTCCACTTCGACTGGTTCGACTACGAGCCGACCGGCCCCGACGGGCCGGACCGGACGGGCTCCGCGGACTGA
- a CDS encoding SDR family NAD(P)-dependent oxidoreductase, with protein MRGARSRILVTGSADGLGRAAAQALLAAGHDVVVHARNQERAAALGRFADRGAQIVVGDLAERDAVRRVAEELEASPPLDAVIHNAGVWSGRAVMPVNIVAPYLLTALLRGPRRLVYLSSNSHLGGDPSSLEGVDWRGGSPGSYADSKLFVTTLATAVARLRPGVLSNAVDPGWVPTRMGGPSAPDDLELGHQTQEWLASSDDPEALTAGGYWYHGRRLQPHRAVHDEAFQDRLVRALAEETGTAL; from the coding sequence ATGCGAGGAGCACGGAGCCGGATCCTGGTGACCGGGTCCGCGGACGGGCTGGGGCGGGCCGCGGCTCAGGCGCTGCTAGCCGCGGGGCACGACGTGGTGGTGCACGCCCGGAACCAGGAGCGGGCGGCGGCGCTCGGCCGGTTCGCCGACCGCGGGGCACAGATCGTGGTGGGCGACCTCGCCGAGCGTGACGCCGTGCGGCGGGTCGCCGAGGAGCTGGAGGCATCGCCGCCGCTCGACGCCGTCATCCACAATGCCGGAGTGTGGAGCGGACGGGCGGTCATGCCCGTCAACATCGTCGCGCCCTATCTGCTGACCGCCCTGCTGCGCGGGCCGCGCCGGCTGGTGTACCTGAGCAGCAACTCGCACCTCGGCGGGGACCCGTCGTCGCTGGAAGGAGTCGACTGGCGGGGCGGGAGCCCCGGGTCGTACGCCGACAGCAAGCTCTTCGTGACGACCCTGGCGACCGCGGTGGCCCGGCTGCGCCCCGGAGTGCTGAGCAACGCCGTGGACCCCGGCTGGGTACCGACGAGGATGGGCGGGCCGAGCGCGCCGGACGACCTGGAGCTCGGCCACCAGACGCAGGAGTGGCTGGCGTCGAGCGACGACCCGGAGGCCCTGACCGCCGGCGGGTACTGGTACCACGGCCGGCGGTTGCAGCCGCATCGCGCCGTTCACGACGAGGCGTTCCAGGACCGCCTCGTGCGGGCCCTGGCCGAGGAGACGGGCACCGCCCTCTGA
- a CDS encoding glycoside hydrolase family 43 protein, producing the protein MSANPHLSRRGLLGMSAAVPLALALGSGTAHAADSAYAMVYFTESTKLGDGTDYGLHLAISPDGLNWTPLNQNNALVTPTAGALGLRDPFLMRKQDGTFVVLATDLKGTDWNYNSQYIHVWDSADLRTFTGYRRLKLHDMATHSWAPEAFWDAGRRQYAVIYSSVNSSGHNVIMVNYTTDFVTASAPQVFFDPGYDVIDGDMAVGVNGYNYLYFKKNQTLVGARSTTLNPGSFTEFGTGVAHGGTEAPTVVKSLTSGTWWLWGDTYTPNGVFYAWQSTSLASGTWAALDQRTYTQPVNSKHCGIATITTAEYDNLLAKWGAPAWNRLKSYNFPSRYVRHADYLGRIDAYPIEPYKDSLWTLVPGLADSSGVSFRSVNHPTRYLRHYNYALRLDVDDNTSTFAADATFHRTAGLADATWSSFRSHNNPTRYIRHADYALRIDPVSTTTDRQDATFRVGY; encoded by the coding sequence ATGAGCGCAAACCCCCACCTCTCCCGCCGCGGGCTCCTCGGCATGAGCGCCGCCGTGCCGCTCGCCCTGGCCCTCGGCAGCGGCACCGCGCACGCCGCCGACTCGGCGTACGCGATGGTCTACTTCACCGAGTCGACCAAACTCGGCGACGGCACCGACTACGGCCTGCACCTCGCCATCAGCCCCGACGGGCTCAACTGGACTCCGCTGAACCAGAACAACGCCCTGGTCACCCCCACGGCCGGGGCGCTCGGGCTGCGGGACCCCTTCCTGATGCGCAAGCAGGACGGCACCTTCGTCGTGCTCGCCACCGACCTCAAGGGCACCGACTGGAACTACAACAGCCAGTACATCCACGTCTGGGACTCGGCCGACCTCCGTACCTTCACCGGCTACCGGCGGCTGAAGCTGCACGACATGGCCACCCACAGCTGGGCTCCCGAGGCGTTCTGGGACGCGGGCCGGCGGCAGTACGCGGTGATCTACTCCTCGGTCAACTCCAGCGGCCACAACGTGATCATGGTCAACTACACGACCGACTTCGTGACCGCCTCCGCCCCGCAGGTGTTCTTCGACCCCGGCTACGACGTGATCGACGGCGACATGGCCGTCGGCGTGAACGGCTACAACTACCTCTACTTCAAGAAGAACCAGACGCTGGTGGGCGCCAGATCCACCACCCTGAACCCGGGCAGCTTCACCGAGTTCGGCACCGGCGTGGCGCACGGCGGCACCGAGGCGCCGACCGTGGTGAAGTCGCTGACCTCCGGCACCTGGTGGCTGTGGGGCGACACCTACACGCCCAACGGTGTGTTCTACGCCTGGCAGTCCACCAGCCTCGCCTCCGGCACCTGGGCGGCCCTCGACCAGCGGACGTACACGCAGCCGGTCAACTCCAAGCACTGCGGCATCGCGACGATCACCACGGCCGAGTACGACAACCTGCTCGCGAAGTGGGGCGCGCCGGCCTGGAACCGGCTCAAGTCCTACAACTTCCCGTCCCGTTACGTCCGCCACGCCGACTACCTGGGCCGTATCGACGCGTACCCGATCGAGCCGTACAAGGACTCCCTGTGGACCCTGGTCCCGGGGCTCGCCGACAGCTCCGGGGTCTCCTTCCGGTCCGTCAACCACCCCACCCGCTACCTGCGGCACTACAACTACGCGCTGCGCCTCGACGTCGACGACAACACGTCGACGTTCGCCGCGGACGCGACCTTCCACCGCACGGCGGGCCTGGCGGACGCCACCTGGTCCTCGTTCCGGTCGCACAACAACCCGACCCGCTACATCCGCCACGCCGACTACGCTCTGCGCATCGACCCGGTCTCCACGACGACCGACCGGCAGGACGCGACCTTCCGCGTCGGCTACTGA
- a CDS encoding cupin domain-containing protein, with the protein MTDPEGFPGAADAPVPRILGNTDSLAASAPGSAGALWRLAEPGRQLDANLIRVPPLGSIDTHAEPDLDVLLLVVTGDGTLGAADGPHPVEPGSLVWLPHGSVRNVIAGESGLTYVTVHRRRPGMQIQGRPRP; encoded by the coding sequence ATGACTGACCCGGAGGGGTTCCCCGGCGCGGCCGACGCTCCCGTTCCGCGAATCCTGGGCAACACCGACTCGCTCGCCGCGAGCGCCCCGGGATCGGCCGGCGCCCTGTGGCGTCTCGCCGAGCCCGGCCGCCAACTGGACGCCAACCTCATCCGCGTCCCGCCCCTGGGGTCCATCGACACCCACGCCGAACCAGACCTCGACGTCCTCCTGCTCGTCGTCACCGGCGACGGCACGCTCGGCGCCGCGGACGGCCCGCACCCGGTGGAGCCCGGCAGCCTCGTCTGGCTGCCGCACGGCAGCGTCCGCAACGTGATCGCGGGCGAGAGCGGCCTGACATACGTGACGGTCCACCGCCGCCGGCCCGGCATGCAGATCCAGGGGCGCCCCCGCCCGTAA
- a CDS encoding helix-turn-helix transcriptional regulator codes for MASDPPAQADPADSAIDSVSVLSEDSRRRMFAFIRRARRAVTRDEAAASVGISRKLAAFHLDKLVDAGLLRARYETPGGTRKVGRQPKMYEPTDAQITVNIPDRRHELLADLLLDAVLTERAGENAAQAAMRAAQERGRQVGEAARHETRPGRLGPERGLTTCERLLDQYGYEPVREAPTRLRLRNCPFHPLAARAPDLVCGMNHAFLSGYLGGLEVNGVCAVLAPEPGECCVRLGTGEAEAAEGETPGGR; via the coding sequence GTGGCTTCCGATCCGCCCGCGCAGGCCGACCCGGCCGACAGCGCCATCGACTCCGTCAGCGTCCTGAGCGAGGACTCGCGCCGGCGCATGTTCGCCTTCATCCGGCGTGCCCGCCGCGCCGTCACCCGCGACGAGGCCGCCGCCAGTGTCGGCATCTCCCGCAAACTCGCCGCCTTCCACCTCGACAAGCTGGTCGACGCGGGCCTGCTGCGCGCCCGCTACGAAACGCCGGGCGGCACCCGCAAGGTCGGCAGGCAGCCGAAGATGTACGAGCCCACCGACGCCCAGATCACCGTGAACATCCCCGACCGGCGCCACGAGCTCCTGGCGGACCTGCTCCTGGACGCGGTGCTCACCGAGCGGGCCGGCGAGAACGCCGCGCAGGCGGCGATGCGCGCCGCGCAGGAGCGCGGCCGGCAGGTGGGCGAGGCCGCACGGCACGAGACCCGCCCGGGACGGCTGGGCCCCGAGCGCGGACTGACCACCTGCGAGCGCCTGCTGGACCAGTACGGTTACGAGCCCGTGCGGGAGGCCCCGACCCGGCTCCGGCTGCGCAACTGCCCCTTCCATCCGCTGGCCGCGAGGGCTCCGGACCTGGTGTGCGGCATGAACCACGCGTTCCTCAGCGGCTACCTCGGCGGCCTTGAGGTCAACGGCGTATGCGCGGTGCTGGCGCCGGAACCGGGGGAATGCTGCGTCCGGCTGGGCACGGGCGAGGCCGAGGCCGCCGAGGGTGAGACGCCAGGGGGCCGGTGA
- a CDS encoding DUF2231 domain-containing protein: MVTEPQLQAKRPVSAPLAGPYGHPFHPILVTVPIGAWVTGLVFDIASHVVSSPGFLTQASQWLIAVGVIGALVAALTGFLDLFAVPRATPAFRTALVHMTLNLLVTGAYVVNFLWRYGDHTGGGRVGVGQLVLSAVSVAVLGLSGYLGGKLAYRYGVRVADENTQAEGYTPGRGASRSRPSG; encoded by the coding sequence ATGGTCACAGAGCCACAACTTCAGGCGAAGCGCCCCGTCAGCGCCCCGCTCGCCGGGCCGTACGGCCATCCGTTCCACCCGATCCTGGTGACCGTGCCGATCGGGGCCTGGGTCACCGGCCTGGTGTTCGACATCGCCTCCCACGTCGTCAGCAGTCCGGGCTTCCTGACCCAGGCCTCGCAGTGGTTGATCGCGGTCGGCGTGATCGGTGCCCTGGTGGCGGCCCTGACCGGATTCCTCGACCTGTTCGCCGTTCCCCGAGCGACCCCGGCCTTCCGTACCGCCCTGGTCCACATGACGCTGAACCTCCTGGTCACCGGCGCCTACGTGGTGAACTTCCTGTGGCGCTACGGCGACCACACCGGCGGCGGCAGGGTCGGCGTCGGCCAACTCGTCCTGTCCGCCGTGAGCGTGGCAGTCCTGGGCCTCTCGGGATACCTGGGCGGCAAGCTCGCGTACCGCTACGGCGTCCGCGTCGCCGACGAGAACACCCAGGCCGAGGGGTACACACCCGGCCGCGGCGCGAGCCGCTCCCGCCCCTCCGGGTGA
- the folE gene encoding GTP cyclohydrolase I FolE yields MTDFPAQTSLRSDLLDQEATAPARPALRVVHESDGIDLAAAEAAAGRFLDALGVDTASESLRGTPGRMARAYAELFSPRPFDLTTFPNDEGYDELVLARRIPVRTVCEHHLLPVVGVAHVGYLPGARILGLSKLARVVEHFACRPQVQERLTKQVAEWLQTQLEPKGVGVVIEAEHSCMTLRGVQATGSDTLTSTLLGLLRSDARSRSEFLALTRVTS; encoded by the coding sequence ATGACCGATTTCCCCGCCCAGACCTCTCTCCGGAGCGACCTGCTCGACCAGGAGGCGACAGCGCCCGCGCGGCCCGCCCTGCGGGTGGTCCACGAGTCCGACGGGATCGACCTGGCCGCCGCGGAGGCCGCGGCGGGCCGCTTCCTCGACGCCCTCGGTGTCGACACGGCCTCGGAGAGCCTGCGCGGCACCCCCGGCCGGATGGCCCGCGCATACGCCGAACTCTTCAGCCCCCGCCCCTTCGACCTGACCACCTTCCCCAACGACGAGGGCTACGACGAACTCGTCCTCGCCCGGCGCATCCCCGTCCGGACCGTCTGCGAGCACCATCTGCTGCCGGTGGTCGGCGTCGCACACGTCGGCTACCTGCCCGGGGCCCGCATCCTGGGCCTGTCCAAGCTGGCGCGCGTTGTCGAGCACTTCGCCTGCCGCCCCCAGGTTCAGGAACGCCTGACCAAGCAGGTCGCCGAGTGGTTGCAGACGCAGCTGGAGCCCAAGGGTGTCGGCGTGGTCATCGAGGCGGAGCACTCCTGCATGACGCTGCGCGGCGTGCAGGCCACCGGCTCCGACACCCTGACCTCCACCCTGCTCGGCCTCCTGCGCTCCGACGCCCGCTCCCGCAGCGAGTTCCTCGCCCTGACACGTGTGACCTCCTGA